One region of Sardina pilchardus chromosome 18, fSarPil1.1, whole genome shotgun sequence genomic DNA includes:
- the agt gene encoding angiotensinogen, producing the protein MREAVLSLVLASCLALGLANRVYVHPFGLFSLGNVSCEVIQTNEPEQVEVVKATPIGLQDNTAPDLRDLSDSNGMENSTQRKDVLAELQNILGLRMYKVLTNSQRESNTLYSPVNVYGTLVTLYLGASKKTTVPYQQLLGIYKDTDTENCVYLIDGHMVLRTLQEINALIDGPRDELRTLVWSFITEDAEISKDFVRGAQDFSDASYTRSVDFSKPEDAEKEMNSFIQKTSGGDIKEIFQNLSSTTNFLFASSVHFKGNWRTAFQPEATSMQDFKVNEATTVSVPLMTHTGEYKYLNDKGRRCTVVKLCLSMRTYMLLVLPHEGASLQDIESQLQTEVFTKWYQHLQEGYLELSLPKFSLTGLTDLKSLLTDMNVEEYLLGSKAKFQRLSNKEKFTVDKVFSKVVFEMSEEGSQVSNKTEDGRVPLKLTVNRPFLFAIFEGNSNAMLMLGKIINPAV; encoded by the exons ATGCGTGAGGCAGTTCTCTCTCTGGTGTTGGCCTCCTGCCTGGCTCTTGGCTTGGCCAACCGCGTCTACGTGCACCCTTTCGGCCTCTTCTCCCTCGGCAACGTCAGCTGTGAGGTCATCCAGACTAACGAGCCTGAGCAGGTGGAAGTGGTGAAGGCCACGCCCATCGGTCTCCAGGACAACACGGCGCCTGACCTCCGTGATCTCTCCGACAGCAATGGAATGGAGAACAGCACCCAGCGCAAGGACGTCCTGGCAGAACTCCAGAACATCTTAGGCTTGCGAATGTACAAGGTCCTGACCAACAGCCAGAGGGAATCCAACACCCTGTACTCCCCCGTGAACGTCTATGGAACGTTGGTGACCCTCTACCTTGGGGCATCCAAGAAAACAACTGTCCCGTACCAACAGCTGCTGGGTATCTACAAGGACACAGACACGGAGAATTGCGTCTACCTCATTGATGGACACATGGTGCTCCGCACACTGCAGGAGATCAACGCCCTGATCGACGGCCCCCGGGACGAGCTGAGAACCCTGGTGTGGAGCTTCATCACCGAGGACGCCGAGATCTCCAAGGACTTTGTGCGGGGAGCGCAGGACTTCTCTGATGCCTCATACACTCGCTCGGTGGACTTCTCCAAGCCTGAGGATGCTGAGAAGGAGATGAACAGTTTTATTCAGAAGACCTCAGGTGGAGATATCAAGGAGATTTTCCAGAACCTCAGCTCAACCACCAATTTCCTGTTTGCCAGCTCAGTCCATTTTAAAG gAAACTGGAGAACAGCTTTCCAGCCAGAGGCCACCTCCATGCAGGACTTCAAGGTGAACGAGGCGACCACTGTGTCCGTTCCTCTGATGACCCACACGGGAGAGTACAAGTACCTGAACGACAAGGGCAGGAGGTGCACCGTGGTGAAGCTGTGTCTGAGCATGCGCACCTacatgctgctggtgctgcccCACGAGGGGGCCAGCCTGCAGGACATCGAGAGCCAGCTCCAGACCGAGGTCTTCACCAAGTGGTACCAGCACCTGCAGGAAGG ATATCTGGAGCTGTCCTTGCCCAAGTTCTCTCTGACGGGCTTAACAGATCTGAAGTCCTTGCTCACTGACATGAATGTGGAGGAATACCTGTTGGGATCAAAAGCTAAATTCCAAAGGCTCAGCAACAAGGAGAAGTTCACAGTTGATAAG GTGTTCAGCAAGGTGGTGTTTGAGATGTCGGAGGAGGGATCCCAGGTATCCAACAAGACAGAAGACGGGAGAGTTCCACTGAAGCTCACCGTCAACAGGCCCTTTCTTTTTGCCATTTTTGAGGGCAACTCCAATGCAATGCTCATGTTGGGCAAAATCATTAACCCTGCTGTCTAG